The following coding sequences lie in one Eremothecium sinecaudum strain ATCC 58844 chromosome IV, complete sequence genomic window:
- the LPX2 gene encoding Lpx2p (Syntenic homolog of Ashbya gossypii ABR081C; Syntenic homolog of Saccharomyces cerevisiae YMR031C (EIS1) and YKL050C) gives MSVVSAGEGHGAINNHGQRRSAYQTDGKPLSKEALYRTQLKYGVYPTPANSVGLGLANSKSGSGAAATAAISNNKTNRKDQKVYMDRGASSAATRAHQEVPRSFDLLPKDSKPERKGSKKGRLGNMDISKVLSGAERAATKRLDERLNPEKPNYTYGLKTEGDYTRPNHYTLTSDHIGSLGARDNTNGQLEKDVDPAHYADFASSAALANRDHMPGKEFQRDVIEQHALSSDYYKGIDSRKVLALAQQRAQTRLKEIERDNPHTELFGNTEYNRAAVEIAKKHHQERQRLTGGKVNLGGGLWINADEVDHIAQEYVSPVLHDVDRRAVEQRAIDADIRQRSLTYNQKYAEWSKLQEEKLANDERLQREAHERHQLELSDVEQTFEGKHDELVYEKEQIIRKKQAELEKAQAAYEELARETEHIVATEQEAAQRELEEVKQAKASEIETLKAKRIETLEPLEDELEESRRHEEELIQERYRAQEELGISSHHLESDRAECAELEQKVAESNLKLQEQQEEVLALTSAEAELEKEITALSAMVEDAEQQVLQTSKALTEKEMELETLLSERKAELDKVELKLQQEKAVLAVTNDNLVHLRQGQLLPEQKFPDIMSENYTVQDSADTGIHSAAQSGAKPTVRISEQQQTAVHSGATTSEQQQQSSYQRQNPSGLSAKSARPESNVMNREQRTSGKPMRSDSGNVHYMTNSRSQKKSSPLGKFINKIMPKKKSDPSSKSSKRLQNSRGVNTSGSKHTLRPVSSSSNAQQTMPASNAHAVPSSSYNNPVHGSSSLRPQSSNQPIVGGSQRARAATDDVEIDDVQEILEPGAKKKKESLFTEVF, from the coding sequence atgTCAGTGGTTTCTGCAGGAGAAGGTCACGGCGCTATCAATAATCATGGTCAAAGGAGGTCAGCATATCAGACGGATGGAAAACCCCTATCGAAGGAGGCCTTATATCGAACTCAGCTCAAATATGGTGTCTATCCGACTCCCGCTAATAGTGTTGGGTTAGGGCTTGCCAATTCAAAGTCGGGTTCAGGGGCGGCCGCCACAGCTGCTATATCAAACAATAAGACTAACAGGAAGGATCAAAAGGTATATATGGACCGTGGTGCGTCTAGTGCTGCAACTAGGGCTCACCAGGAGGTTCCTCGCTCATTTGATTTGTTGCCAAAGGATTCAAAGCCAGAGCGTAAGGGTAGCAAAAAAGGCAGGCTAGGAAATATGGATATATCGAAAGTTTTATCTGGAGCTGAGCGGGCAGCAACGAAGAGGCTTGACGAGCGTTTGAACCCCGAAAAACCAAACTATACTTATGGGTTAAAGACGGAAGGCGATTATACAAGGCCTAATCATTATACTCTAACTTCTGATCATATTGGCAGTCTAGGTGCCAGAGATAATACTAATGGGCAGTTGGAGAAGGATGTTGACCCAGCACATTATGCTGACTTTGCTTCTAGCGCAGCGCTAGCAAACAGAGACCATATGCCCGGGAAAGAGTTCCAAAGAGATGTCATAGAACAACATGCTTTGTCGTCAGATTACTATAAGGGTATCGATTCTAGAAAGGTTCTTGCTTTAGCACAGCAGAGAGCTCAAACCCGGTTGAAAGAAATTGAAAGGGATAATCCTCATACTGAGTTGTTTGGAAACACCGAGTACAACAGGGCTGCCGTGGAAATTGCAAAAAAACATCACCAAGAACGCCAGCGTCTTACTGGCGGTAAGGTTAACTTAGGGGGCGGACTTTGGATAAATGCTGATGAGGTTGATCATATTGCACAAGAGTACGTATCCCCTGTGTTGCATGACGTCGACAGAAGAGCTGTTGAGCAGAGGGCTATTGATGCAGACATTAGACAAAGATCTCTGACTTATAATCAGAAGTATGCAGAATGGAGCAAACTGCAAGAAGAAAAACTTGCTAATGATGAGAGACTGCAAAGGGAGGCTCATGAAAGACATCAACTGGAATTGAGCGACGTTGAGCAGACTTTTGAAGGCAAACATGATGAGTTAGTTTACGAGAAGGAACAAATCATCAGAAAGAAGCAGGCAGAATTAGAGAAAGCCCAAGCTGCTTATGAGGAATTAGCAAGAGAAACTGAACATATTGTTGCTACTGAGCAGGAAGCTGCACAGCGCGAACTGGAAGAAGTAAAGCAAGCAAAGGCCTCCGAAATCGAGACTTTGAAAGCCAAACGCATTGAAACTTTGGAACCGCTCGAGGATGAGCTCGAGGAATCTCGTCGCCATGAGGAAGAGTTGATCCAGGAACGCTACAGAGCTCAGGAAGAACTAGGTATATCTTCACACCATCTTGAATCTGATAGGGCTGAATGCGCCGAGTTGGAACAAAAGGTCGCTGAATCCAATCTCAAACTCCAAGAGCAGCAGGAGGAGGTGCTCGCACTAACTTCTGCAGAAGCTGAGTTGGAGAAGGAAATCACAGCTCTTTCTGCAATGGTGGAGGATGCAGAGCAGCAAGTTCTACAGACTAGTAAGGCACTTACTGAAAAGGAAATGGAATTAGAGACCTTACTGTCTGAAAGGAAGGCAGAGCTGGATAAGGTGGAATTGAAGTTGCAACAAGAAAAGGCGGTACTGGCGGTTACCAATGACAATCTTGTTCACCTACGTCAAGGTCAGCTTCTTCCAGAACAGAAGTTTCCCGACATTATGTCGGAGAATTATACCGTGCAGGATAGTGCAGATACTGGCATACATTCCGCTGCGCAATCCGGTGCAAAGCCTACTGTAAGGATCAGCGAGCAGCAGCAAACTGCTGTACACTCTGGTGCAACAACTAGCgaacagcaacaacaaaGTTCTTATCAGAGACAAAACCCAAGTGGATTATCTGCAAAGTCTGCCAGGCCTGAAAGTAATGTAATGAACAGAGAACAGAGAACTAGCGGTAAGCCAATGAGGTCAGACTCAGGGAACGTACATTATATGACGAATTCTAGATCACAAAAGAAGAGTTCTCCTCTGGGAAAGTTCATCAATAAGATTATGCCAAAAAAGAAATCAGACCCTTCAAGTAAAAGCTCGAAACGCTTACAGAATTCCAGAGGGGTTAACACATCTGGTTCAAAGCATACATTAAGACCTGTTAGCTCTTCCAGTAACGCACAGCAAACTATGCCTGCAAGTAATGCTCATGCCGTACCATCCTCTTCGTATAATAATCCTGTCCATGGAAGTTCGAGCCTTAGGCCACAATCGAGTAATCAACCAATCGTAGGGGGTTCACAACGTGCAAGAGCCGCCACTGATGATGTGGAAATTGATGATGTTCAAGAAATTCTTGAACCAGGTgccaagaagaagaaggaaaGCCTGTTCACGGAAGTTTTCTAA
- the HOF1 gene encoding formin-binding protein HOF1 (Syntenic homolog of Ashbya gossypii ABR082W; Syntenic homolog of Saccharomyces cerevisiae YMR032W (HOF1)), with protein MPEGQYNYQLSFWDEHEEGTRILLRHVANGLDTCKGLVSFFEERGKLEKDYSRKLGAIAKHLQKHIESNPDHGYMRSSLEEWRAIHGNLAESHSKQAVQIHRENYVSLKEFLSNSQAKFKMIDGRIKQLRHDKAQKKQMCEEVQQKLEKARVELQEYKLNQHNLIGGREAANNERQLNKWQSILEGLERNYEVLSHEYKRAKSHWLKEWYTLSMELQTLEESRIETIKLKLQEFASHNIETSVEEQIAMDKVNNLLGTFTAQQDIESFSYAHGTGRIKTKSLDTSLGSSDLHSALVNKHTANIRSLSSKLSRGKQHQIQQQQQQQQQQQQQDTLDTSQPAISSANDPSIVAGFGEYYNPYADDASLGNIPMSSIDTHHKATTEIKYTDQNTDDLEWNFQGSSSVKKFDVSRSYQQPHKEIAIRPAPKEQLRESDIASSVDSMSSISNHTDYNDKKMHKSSDSMCTSISSYASAISESQRLAKSWNSYNRRKSRESFHPNENNSYSSKVPNSSLYSESHEQHEPGHRMGVNRRRSLALDLRGALKALENVEFETSTQERSGFHAHDISNPQRHSMMEFNRSGASATEHQKYNSKGQKVIANAKAIYGYTELNDNDVLNFNAGDHLLLTEKLNADWYIGEVENGNGQRGLVPINYVKLL; from the coding sequence ATGCCAGAGGGACAGTACAATTATCAGTTGAGCTTTTGGGATGAGCACGAAGAGGGTACACGCATACTGCTGCGGCATGTTGCGAACGGACTAGATACATGTAAAGGCTTGGTTTCGTTTTTTGAAGAGCGAGGAAAGCTCGAAAAGGATTACTCCAGAAAGCTGGGGGCCATTGCAAAGCACCTACAAAAGCATATAGAATCAAATCCGGACCATGGTTACATGCGGTCGAGCTTAGAGGAATGGCGGGCTATACATGGGAACTTGGCCGAAAGCCACTCTAAGCAGGCGGTGCAGATTCATCGAGAGAACTATGTATCGCTGAAGGAATTCTTAAGTAACTCTCAGGCGAAGTTCAAGATGATAGATGGTAGGATCAAGCAATTGAGACACGATAAGGCTCAGAAGAAACAGATGTGTGAGGAGGTACAGCAAAAGCTTGAAAAAGCCCGAGTGGAGCTACAGGAATATAAACTTAATCAACATAACCTTATAGGTGGCCGTGAAGCCGCCAACAACGAACGCCAGTTGAACAAGTGGCAATCAATTTTAGAAGGACTGGAGAGGAATTATGAGGTCCTCTCTCATGAATACAAACGTGCCAAGAGCCATTGGCTTAAAGAGTGGTACACACTAAGTATGGAATTACAGACTTTAGAGGAATCTAGAATCGAAACAATCAAACTTAAATTACAAGAATTCGCTTCCCATAACATTGAGACGTCAGTAGAAGAGCAGATTGCAATGGATAAAGTAAACAACTTGCTCGGTACCTTTACCGCCCAACAAGATATCGAATCTTTCTCATACGCGCACGGAACGGGCAGGATAAAAACAAAGTCCCTAGATACCAGCTTGGGCAGTAGTGATTTGCATTCGGCACTGGTCAATAAGCACACTGCGAACATACGAAGCCTCTCTTCGAAGTTATCTCGTGGTAAACAACATCAAAtacagcaacaacagcaacagcaacagcaacagcaacaacaaGATACCCTGGACACATCACAACCAGCTATAAGTTCTGCTAATGATCCAAGTATTGTGGCAGGTTTTGGGGAATACTATAACCCTTATGCGGATGATGCCTCTCTAGGCAACATTCCGATGTCATCCATTGATACGCACCATAAAGCAACCACTGAGATCAAATATACAGACCAAAATACTGATGATCTTGAATGGAATTTCCAAGGCAGTAGTAGCGTAAAGAAGTTTGATGTATCGCGTTCCTATCAGCAACCTCATAAGGAAATAGCCATTCGTCCCGCTCCGAAAGAGCAACTCCGAGAGTCAGACATTGCTTCGTCGGTGGATTCTATGTCTTCGATATCCAATCACACCGATTATAATGACAAAAAGATGCATAAAAGTAGTGACTCTATGTGCACTTCCATATCTTCTTATGCAAGTGCCATAAGCGAGTCACAGAGACTAGCGAAGTCATGGAACTCTTATAATAGACGTAAATCCCGTGAGTCTTTCCATCCAAATGAGAATAACAGTTATAGCAGTAAAGTTCCAAATTCAAGCCTATATTCAGAAAGTCATGAACAGCATGAACCAGGTCATAGAATGGGAGTAAATAGGCGTAGGTCTTTAGCTTTGGACCTACGTGGGGCTTTGAAGGCTTTAGAAAACGTCGAATTCGAAACTAGTACACAGGAGAGGAGTGGATTTCACGCACATGATATCTCAAACCCGCAAAGGCATTCCATGATGGAGTTCAACCGTTCGGGAGCAAGTGCTACAGAACACCAAAAATACAACAGTAAAGGCCAAAAAGTCATTGCAAATGCTAAGGCAATATACGGTTACACGGAACTAAATGACAACGATGTTCTTAACTTCAATGCTGGTGATCATTTACTACTAACGGAAAAACTAAATGCAGATTGGTACATCGGAGAAGTAGAAAACGGTAATGGCCAGCGGGGGCTAGTGCCCATTAACTATGTAAAACTGCTCTGA
- the CSE4 gene encoding centromeric DNA-binding histone H3-like protein CSE4 (Syntenic homolog of Ashbya gossypii ABR083C; Syntenic homolog of Saccharomyces cerevisiae YKL049C (CSE4)): MEQSIRSENSGRSLQNINRIVPNFDNESINQRALQLLQRNRQRRQLLERQEDKARYVAPSIKKRDKVDDGDFSDFEPLGVVHEPVRRNRHIVSKKRRYKPSDVALQEIRRFQRSTELLLSRMPFARLVKEVTDQFTAEDQQLRWQSMAILALQEASEAYLVGLLEHTNLLALHAKRVTIMRKDMQLARRIRGQFI, encoded by the coding sequence ATGGAGCAGAGTATTCGCAGTGAGAACTCTGGAAGATCACTACAAAACATTAATCGAATTGTACCGAACTTTGATAATGAGTCTATTAACCAAAGGGCACTCCAACTGCTACAGAGGAACAGACAGAGAAGGCAATTGTTAGAAAGACAGGAAGATAAAGCTCGCTATGTTGCACCAAGTATTAAAAAACGAGATAAGGTAGATGACGGAGATTTTAGTGACTTTGAGCCTCTTGGTGTTGTACATGAGCCAGTTCGGAGGAATCGTCATATAGTGAGTAAGAAAAGAAGATATAAACCAAGCGATGTTGCTTTACAGGAAATCAGAAGATTTCAAAGGTCCACAGAGCTATTGCTGTCCAGAATGCCGTTTGCGCGGCTTGTGAAGGAAGTTACTGATCAGTTTACTGCGGAAGACCAGCAACTGAGGTGGCAGTCGATGGCAATTCTCGCGCTTCAGGAGGCCAGTGAGGCGTATCTGGTTGGACTGCTGGAGCATACAAACTTGCTAGCACTGCATGCTAAGCGGGTGACAATCATGAGGAAGGACATGCAGCTGGCAAGAAGAATACGAGGACAGTTCATATAA
- the ARP9 gene encoding Arp9p (Syntenic homolog of Ashbya gossypii ABR084W; Syntenic homolog of Saccharomyces cerevisiae YMR033W (ARP9); 1-intron in Ashbya gossypii), producing the protein MPPLRQDSYFIVYPRSRTTLVQFGIGEETFVPPKWEIPTKIYRGSNGEFTSKETNDVVYPIVNGKITDLNAFLYFLKLLYKSVLKQVLKDDAENWDMLAANIPMFMLTNYAWSQYETEAITQYVFEKLKLNNLMLVPASLATTYAFGYIQNCVVIDIGATHTDIVPIVDYTPLDHLAYSADIGGDAINAKLASLLPGWSPEQIEDLKRSPIFEVLSKDAKTLSKFNFDEDPDEGSDEGALDVAAIVTSNRDTREILEERERSKNKEQVSNSQLERNTFVDRTGKEIVVEKQRFQGCDNLIKKISTACGMVLAQIGEIAKYKSIWENVLITGGVTSIAGFKEALLTQLCEDHLIMEPDGERQQREESFLAKNIQKHRKNKYMGIGTPSGFVNTLEYVQSPVVIKSPKFPEYFTEWKKHGYSEVTFLGAQMVSKQVFSHSNDSFYVTREKYEEKGPSVIWDVYF; encoded by the exons ATGCCGCCCTTGCGCCAAGATAGCTATTTC ATTGTATACCCTCGTTCTAGAACAACTCTAGTTCAATTTGGTATTGGCGAAGAGACTTTTGTTCCTCCAAAATGGGAAATACCAACTAAGATCTACAGGGGTAGTAACGGCGAATTTACTAGTAAGGAGACGAATGATGTAGTCTATCCAATTGTTAACGGTAAGATTACTGATTTAAATGCATTTCTTTACTTCTTGAAGCTACTTTATAAGTCAGTTCTCAAGCAGGTGCTCAAGGATGATGCTGAGAATTGGGATATGCTGGCTGCAAATATTCCGATGTTCATGTTAACTAATTATGCTTGGTCGCAATACGAAACTGAAGCAATTACTCAATATGTGTTTGAAAAATTGAAATTGAATAACCTCATGCTTGTGCCAGCGTCGCTTGCGACCACTTACGCGTTCGGTTATATTCAGAATTGTGTTGTTATTGATATAGGTGCTACCCATACTGATATTGTACCTATTGTTGATTATACGCCCTTGGATCATCTAGCCTACAGCGCAGACATTGGAGGAGATGCAATTAATGCAAAGCTAGCTTCGTTACTTCCAGGATGGAGCCCTGAACAGATCGAGGATTTAAAGAGATCTCCCATATTTGAAGTGCTGTCGAAAGATGCCAAGACGTTGTCTAAGTTCAATTTTGATGAAGACCCAGATGAAGGCAGTGATGAAGGAGCTCTCGATGTTGCTGCCATTGTTACATCTAATCGTGACACAAGAGAAATTTTAGAAGAAAGGGAAAGGAGCAAGAATAAAGAACAAGTGTCAAATAGTCAGCTAGAAAGAAATACCTTTGTTGATAGAACTGGGAAGGAAATTGTGGTGGAAAAACAAAGATTTCAGGGTTGCGATAATCTAATAAAGAAAATATCCACTGCTTGTGGCATGGTGCTCGCGCAAATTGGGGAGATAGCAAAATACAAATCGATATGGGAGAATGTCCTTATTACCGGTGGGGTTACCAGCATTGCCGGTTTTAAAGAAGCTCTATTAACCCAGTTATGTGAAGATCATTTAATTATGGAGCCTGACGGCGAAAGGCAGCAAAGAGAAGAGTCATTTTTGGCCAAGAATATTCAAAAACATAGAAAGAACAAGTATATGGGGATTGGTACGCCAAGTGGCTTTGTGAACACTTTAGAATATGTGCAGAGTCCAGTTGTTATAAAATCGCCTAAATTCCCAGAGTATTTTACTGAATGGAAAAAACACGGTTACAGCGAGGTCACCTTCTTAGGGGCACAAATGGTGTCTAAGCAAGTTTTTAGTCATTCGAATGACTCCTTTTACGTTACCAGAGAAAAATATGAAGAGAAGGGTCCTTCTGTAATATGGGATGTCTATTTCTGA
- the RCH1 gene encoding Rch1p (Syntenic homolog of Ashbya gossypii ABR085C; Syntenic homolog of Saccharomyces cerevisiae YMR034C) — MTARSSFNKFYDSRVFRIVRTQWLLFGFSLAMILGRFFPNFASYGGTIRSEYSIGYGAVAFIFFSSGLSISTRKLIAAIYNWRAHFESLFMSFLVTSAIVYGLCCLIKASPHEDIDDWMLVGLIMTGTCPTTIATNVTMTMNADGNELLAICQVFIGNLLGAFITPALGQLYTTSGPFKFGNPANGSSVKLLYAKVLKKLGLSVFLPLIVGQVLQNMFRKRVAWLVRTFRFKKLSSLALWLIIFSSMSTIFEQKVFNAVSKISIIFLVFFNLGLAILFLVISYCLARPWPIKKCFQKKPDESSAKSYKFWYHFLTPFYFNRRDTVAMIFCGGAKTAALGVSLITSQYGEQFENVGKLLLPLIIYPIEQILVASILVSPLKRWCYVEKESAEDSEDFPSDDIEHYSPHDTVSSAENHTLHSVTLPPGHPPDFFYPDNMDAQTLHMK; from the coding sequence ATGACAGCTCGTTCTTCATTTAATAAGTTTTACGATAGCCGAGTGTTCAGAATCGTCAGAACGCAATGGCTACTGTTTGGGTTCAGCCTTGCAATGATACTGGGAAGGTTCTTTCCCAACTTTGCTAGCTATGGCGGTACAATTCGGTCAGAATATAGTATTGGGTATGGTGCTGTTGCATTTATTTTCTTCTCAAGTGGACTCTCGATTTCCACAAGGAAGTTGATAGCCGCCATATACAATTGGAGAGCCCATTTTGAATCGCTGTTTATGAGTTTCTTGGTCACTAGCGCAATTGTATATGGGTTATGCTGTTTAATTAAAGCGTCTCCGCATGAGGACATTGACGACTGGATGTTGGTTGGGTTAATCATGACTGGTACATGTCCCACTACAATTGCAACGAATGTGACAATGACAATGAATGCGGATGGGAACGAGCTTCTGGCTATCTGTCAAGTATTTATCGGCAATTTGCTTGGAGCGTTTATTACACCAGCGCTTGGGCAGCTCTACACGACTAGTGGGCCTTTCAAATTTGGGAATCCTGCCAATGGTTCTTCGGTGAAGCTATTATATGCTAAAGTGCTGAAAAAGCTGGGACTTTCTGTGTTTTTACCCTTAATTGTAGGCCAGGTGCTTCAAAATATGTTCCGTAAACGAGTTGCATGGTTAGTCAGAACGTTTCGCTTCAAAAAACTCAGCTCCCTTGCCCTATGGCTCATCATTTTTTCTTCGATGTCAACTATATTTGAGCAGAAGGTCTTTAATGCTGTTTCGAAGATTTCCATAATATTCTTGGTATTCTTCAACCTCGGACTGGCAATTCTTTTCTTAGTTATAAGCTATTGTTTGGCTCGTCCATGGCCAATAAAGAAGTGCTTTCAAAAAAAGCCAGATGAGTCTTCTGCGAAGTCTTATAAGTTTTGGTACCACTTTCTAACGccattttattttaataGAAGAGATACCGTTGCGATGATTTTCTGTGGCGGAGCCAAAACCGCTGCCCTCGGTGTATCGTTAATTACCTCACAATACGGCGAGCAATTCGAAAATGTTGGGAAGTTATTACTCCCATTGATCATTTATCCCATAGAACAGATCCTTGTTGCTAGCATCTTGGTGTCACCACTGAAAAGGTGGTGTTATGTGGAAAAAGAATCTGCAGAAGACTCAGAGGATTTTCCTTCGGACGATATAGAGCATTATAGCCCACATGATACAGTAAGTTCAGCAGAGAACCACACGTTGCACTCCGTAACCCTTCCTCCTGGGCATCCCCCGGATTTCTTCTATCCTGACAACATGGATGCACAAACACTGCATATGAAATAA
- the IMP2 gene encoding endopeptidase catalytic subunit (Syntenic homolog of Ashbya gossypii ABR086W; Syntenic homolog of Saccharomyces cerevisiae YMR035W (IMP2)): MFRNRFIKYTVLTCSWIPVYITVTHHVVSVANIQGMSMRPVLNPRDDIGSDWVLLWKLGKTNIRNLDYGDIVLFKSPTNPKKVYCKRVLGKEYDTVKTRHPFPRETCTIPKSHLWVEGDNMSQSVDSNNFGPISTGLVIGKVTKVLWPPTRWGAKLSNGVSASGAVVK; the protein is encoded by the coding sequence ATGTTTCGCAATAGGTTTATAAAATACACAGTTTTGACATGTTCATGGATTCCTGTATACATCACGGTGACTCATCATGTTGTGTCCGTCGCAAACATCCAAGGGATGTCCATGAGACCAGTTTTAAATCCCAGAGATGATATCGGAAGTGATTGGGTGCTTCTCTGGAAATTAGGAAAAACGAATATTCGTAATTTGGATTATGGCGACATTGTGCTGTTCAAGTCGCCCACTAATCCGAAAAAAGTCTACTGCAAAAGAGTTTTAGGTAAAGAATATGATACTGTGAAGACTCGACATCCCTTCCCACGTGAGACTTGTACGATTCCAAAGTCACACCTGTGGGTCGAGGGTGATAATATGTCCCAATCGGTTGATTCCAACAACTTTGGACCGATTTCTACGGGATTGGTTATAGGAAAAGTCACTAAGGTGTTATGGCCACCAACGAGGTGGGGTGCAAAGCTTTCTAACGGAGTTAGTGCAAGTGGTGCAGTTGTAAAATAA
- the MIH1 gene encoding putative tyrosine protein phosphatase MIH1 (Syntenic homolog of Ashbya gossypii ABR087C; Syntenic homolog of Saccharomyces cerevisiae YMR036C (MIH1)), whose translation MCSTKSAPDKDNPFNGGSSSFLKNIHSLLRLKKGNNGKGHGRNKMAEVDREVRRKSIEYDLSIGSDESPGSPVQNSFLEHESRSLYDARADLQKVIAIEHHIEKGKKLGLVIGEAHNGSSVSLPYAFKPRSSTSGSIHRVHAPPRRQLSGSSLLKKDFRPYNSNPGQRLIQAANCHPRVAESLVDLTATGSHGLQRKVKSCGPLPNGGRGSGEDRTPAVISPPADNLPLYSSRLQDSNIPHYKCDSAGDNLPRITVNVLVDIINGHYEQYYPKIYIVDCRFEYEFLGGHIKDALNISSRGDLENEFIHKKEDKCTSEAGKPPLLVFHCEFSSYRGPIMASHLRNCDRMLNHDNYPLLHYPDILVLEGGFKTFFDMFPERCNGHYVGMKSHKSHEVELAKFRQDSKSIVARQNSLHVLQSTGQTCSRSSSEATAKTLPSDHLLGLLPPSKIHSIQYDLLNRSPNKRQTSFRGSISSRSSSIDSVPSSSLLLLEDLEFTMGGDVSDDDSHADQYSFELGDDSTFGAGTNSGNSVSRKLLDAILKDNDK comes from the coding sequence ATGTGTAGTACTAAGTCTGCACCGGATAAGGACAATCCGTTTAACGGGGGATCTAGTTCTTTTCTGAAGAATATTCATTCGTTATTACGGCTTAAAAAGGGGAACAATGGGAAAGGACACGGGCGGAACAAGATGGCCGAGGTCGACAGAGAAGTGAGGCGAAAATCTATTGAGTATGATTTGTCTATTGGATCTGACGAGTCGCCTGGATCGCCTGTCCAGAATAGCTTTTTAGAGCACGAGAGCCGGTCGCTTTACGATGCTCGTGCGGATTTACAGAAAGTGATTGCGATCGAACATCACATAGAGAAGGGAAAGAAACTGGGCCTGGTGATCGGAGAGGCTCATAATGGGAGCAGTGTGTCGTTGCCTTACGCTTTTAAACCGAGATCTTCAACTAGCGGGTCAATTCATAGAGTTCATGCTCCTCCCAGAAGACAATTGAGTGGATCGAGTCTGTTGAAAAAAGACTTCAGACCCTACAATTCGAATCCTGGTCAGAGGTTGATACAGGCCGCCAATTGCCATCCTCGTGTTGCAGAGTCTTTGGTCGATTTGACCGCGACTGGATCTCATGGCCTCCAGAGAAAAGTCAAATCCTGTGGCCCCCTCCCAAACGGCGGGAGAGGGAGCGGCGAGGACAGGACTCCAGCTGTTATATCGCCTCCCGCGGACAATTTACCTTTATATTCGTCCCGACTTCAAGATAGCAATATTCCGCATTATAAGTGTGACTCTGCTGGAGACAACCTACCGCGTATCACGGTGAATGTCTTGGTTGATATAATTAACGGACACTATGAGCAGTACTACCCAAAAATATATATCGTTGACTGCCGGTTCGAGTACGAGTTTTTAGGTGGACACATCAAAGACGCTCTCAACATTTCCAGCAGAGGAGACCTGGAGAATGAATTCATCCACAAGAAGGAAGACAAGTGCACATCTGAAGCAGGCAAGCCCCCGCTGTTGGTGTTCCATTGCGAGTTCTCTTCTTATAGAGGCCCCATAATGGCATCGCATCTCAGGAATTGCGATCGGATGCTCAACCACGATAACTATCCTTTGCTACACTATCCTGATATATTGGTTCTAGAGGGCGGTTTTAAGACCTTTTTCGACATGTTCCCTGAAAGATGCAACGGCCATTATGTTGGTATGAAATCGCATAAGTCCCATGAGGTCGAATTGGCCAAGTTTAGGCAAGATTCGAAGAGCATCGTAGCAAGACAAAATTCCTTGCACGTGCTACAATCAACGGGGCAGACTTGCAGCAGAAGCAGCAGTGAGGCTACTGCTAAAACGCTGCCTAGTGATCATCTTTTAGGCCTGCTGCCACCGTCGAAGATCCATAGCATTCAGTATGACTTGCTCAATCGGAGTCCGAATAAGCGTCAAACGTCTTTCAGAGGAAGCATCAGCTCGAGGAGCAGCAGCATCGATAGTGTACCATCTAGCAGCCTTTTATTGCTAGAAGATTTAGAATTCACAATGGGAGGAGATGTGTCAGATGACGATTCCCACGCTGACCAATATAGTTTCGAATTGGGCGACGATTCAACCTTTGGTGCAGGAACAAATTCTGGCAATTCTGTCTCCCGTAAACTGCTCGATGCCATTTTGAAGGATAACGATAAGTAG